CGGTTTTTACGATTTTATTTGTCCTGCTAGACTTAGCTATTCCGCCCATAACATAGATTTTATCATTAACTACGCATGAAGTGTTGTGTTGTCTTCCTGTTGGCATTGGCGCCAATACATTCCATGTGTTGTTTAAAGGATTATAGGCTTCTAGTCTGTCTAGAGGTTTTCCTGCTCCTCCTGCTCCTCCAATAGCATAAATTAATCCATCTATTTCTACTAAATTTACATTCCATCCCCGAGTAATCATATTTGTTGTTTTCTTCCACGTATCCTCAACGACATTATATTCATAAACTCCCGAAATTTTAGAATGTGCCTCCATAAAATAGATATTATTATTGCAGCTTACTGCTGCTCCTCTCATAGGTTGAGGAAGCTTTGCCTTTTCCTTCCATTCTATTTTTTGAGCATATACTCCTGAAAAAATGAATCCTATTAGTAGAAATAAAATAACTCTTCTTTTTTTCATTATTGTTTTGTTTTTCATGGTTTTTATTATTTTCTATACGTTCTGCCCTATTTGGGTCTTAGATTCTCTATAACCTTAGCATCAACCCAATGTCTTTTACCTACATAATAAGTTCTTCCATCTTCCTTTTCTATCCATTCTCCTCTAGTAAAAAATAAGTATTTCCCATCTTGTGTCACCATGGGTGAGCTTTCTTGCATTTCACTATTAATCGCTTGCCCCATATTCATTGAAGGTGACCAAGAGTTCTCTTTATCTTTTTGTTTAAAACTGATATAGAGATCTGCTTGCCCATATCCACCTTCTCGTCTAACATCCCAAATTAAATAAGATTCATCTGGCGCAATAAAGGGATGAGCTATGTATTCCCCTGTATTAATATCGGCATTCATTCTTACTGGATTTTCATACTTGCCGTCTACAAATGGACAATAATAAAGAGAGCCGTTTATGTTCATGTCTTCTTTTTTATATACAGCATAATAATAAGTTCCATTGGATGAAATAGACCAACCATGTGCTTGGTCTTTTAAAAATTCACCTGTACTTTTGGGCTCTGACCAACCAGTGTCTGTCCGTTTTCTATACTCCTTACCAACGTACATCGTATTGCCATCCTCAGAGAATCTTGGCCATTTTAGTTCGGTTTCAGATTCGTTCCCCCAACTATTATTTTCATATCGAATAACAAAAAATGTGCGTTTTTCATATTTCCCATTTTTCCTAGTGAAATAGAATTCCTTCATATCTTGCGAAAACCTGCCACCTTCAAAAAGCCCTTCTGGAGAAAGAATTTTAGGAGCAAATAATTCAGGTGTTAATCCCGGTGGTTTTTGACCAAAATAACGATCTTCAAATACTGGAAAGCTAGAAGCGTTTTCCTTATTACCTTGAGCAAAGGCAGTATGAAGCGATATAGCTAGTGTCAATATAAATAATTTCATTGTTTTCATGTTTTCTTTCTTTGTGTTTGCAATTTATAATTTCAACCCGCCAGCTGGTATCTGCGCTTCGTCTGGCCCAAAGCAATGCTTTGTCCTACTAAAAAGGTCTACTTCCAGCAACATCAACAGGCACTTCATTCAAAAGGTAAATCGTTACCTTTTTCAATCTGTTCTCTATACGTTCCGTCCTATTTGGGTCTAAGATTCTCAATAACCTGAGCATCTACCCAAAATATATCCCCATCTGTGTCTGCTCTATTAAAGAAAAAATATTTTCCGTCTGGAGTTACGTATCCTCCAGATTCCCAAGAACTAGTATTAATTTTATCTCCCATATTGATTGCTACTCCCCAAGAACCATCTTGCTGTCGAAAACTGATATACAGGTCAGAATCACCATATCCACTGTCTTTTTCACTATCCCAGATTAAATAGGACTCATCTGGCGCAATGAAGGGATGGGCTGTCCATTTTCCTGTGTTGACCACTGGCCCCATCTTCTTTGGCACTTGGCGTTTGCCGTCCTTGAGCGTTGATATGCGGATTACATCGTTGTTTTTATAATCGTCAAAAACAAAGGTGCCTTTGGTGGATGCCGACAAGCGCATAATACCCCAGTCTTCCCTGTCAAACATGGGGCCAAGACTTTTCACGGCTGACCAACCAGTCTCGGTACGCTCCATATATTTGCTACCCAAGTGCATGGTTTTACCATCGGGAGCTAAGATGGGTCGACCTACCCTGGGGCCCACCACAGACTCGCTCCATCGGTTATTTTCGGATTTAAAAACAACTAACAGCCATTTTTTATTTTTGACATCTTTCCTAGTAAAATAGAACTCTTTCATGTCGGGTGTGAAGAAAGCGCTAAGGTCACGATGCTCTGTCGAAACAATTCCAGGAGCGAAAACTTCAGGTGTTAAGCCAGGTGGATTTTGCCCAAGATAGGGTCCCTCTAAGAGTGGAAAACTAGGATCGTTTTCCATATTTTCTTGAGCAAAGGCAATATGAAACGATATAGCTAATGTCAATATTAATAATTTCATTGTTTTCATGTTTTCTATTTTTTAATAAAAGCTGGGAGAACTCTTGTCGCTGTTAGTGATACTGAGCTATCAACAGGACGATGAGTAGTGGTCACAACAACGAGATCAAGCGCTTCGATTACATAGATATTTTGTCCGCTACCGCCTCTAGCCGATTTACTGAGGTAGCTTTTATCGCCTGTGGAAAAATCGGCCTGCCACCAGAAATAGCCATAAGCCGTGTCGGAAACACCACTGGTAGTGTCATCATACTCATCACTTTGATTGACAATTTTACTGGTAGATCTTGCAATAAAAGTTTCTGGAACAAGCTGTTCGCCATTCCATTTACCTTTATTGATGACCAAGGTGCCCCATTTGACCATATCGCGTGATGTCATGCTCGAGCGACTTCCCGAGCTTGGCAGGCCACTAACACTTGTCTCCCAGCCATAATTCGTGATGCCCATTTTATCAAGAAGTTCATTTTTGATAAAATCTTTAGCAGTGCCTGGCACGACGGCGTCAATGACTTGCATCACCAATATTGGATCGAATTGATATTTAAAACTCTGAGAATCTGCAGTAATAGGCGCACTATGCTCGAGGTAAGCCTGAACTTGTCCCTGGCCTTTTAACATAGTTGGGGTTTTCTCAAATTCCTCTCTCTGTTCTTTACTGATGCGGATACCAGAACGCATAGTCAACGCCTTGTGTAGCGTGATTTTTTCTGCACCCTCAACAAATTTTGTTGAGTCCAGGTCTTTGAGAAAGCTAACTAACGGTTTGTCTAGATCGGCCATGGACAGATACCCCAACTGGATAGCACGACCGAGTGCCAAACTGGTGTAAGCTTTAGTCGCTGATGCTTGTGGGTGCGGTAGATTGATACGACCACGTGAATAATAGGATTCAAAGATTAGCTTACCCTTATGGGCAATAAGAAAGCTGTCGAAATTACCATATTTATGGTCGGCGATCTCTTGCGCTAGGGTAAGAATCATCGCTTTATTGCCACCATCGATGCCTAATTTACCCACGCGGATACCGTCTTTTTTATCGGTTGGCGCTACATCGATAAAGGCTTTTTTGAGTTCAGGAATATCTCTGAATGAGAGTGTGGCTTCGGCAGCTGTAGCTTCTGGAGCGAGGTTATCTTTTTGTTGAGCAAAGCTATTTTGTGTTAGTACAAGAAGAATTAAAAGTAGTAGTCCTGTTTTGTTTTTCATGATTTATAAATATTTTTTAAGGTCTAGATATTTGATGTACTGTATCCTTTGTAGATCATTTTATTCAAGATCAAACAGTCCAGATTTGGAAAGCTGTCGAGAAATGACATGAAGTTGATTGCTTTGACGATCAGTATTGGCAGTTCCGAAATATGCAATAACCAAATCTTTCGAAGGTGATATATAAAGCCCTTGACCTCCATGTGCACCTTTATAAAAATCGCCATCCTCGTATACTGCAGCCCATTGATAACTGCTATATTTCTTTTCTTTTGGATCCCGTGACTTATTGAGGTTTTTATTTACATTCCGAATTTTTGATAAATGTGCATCAGAAATTATTGGATTGGCACCCTTTCTACCACTAGGGGTAAAAGCAAAACCAAATCTAGCAAGGTCTCGAAGTGTTGTTGACATACCATCGGCATATGAAATAGAGGTCCCATTAGTATTGGTTCCTAAAAGGGCACTATATTCTGATCCTATCTTTCTCCATATTTCCTGTTCCACAAAATCTTGAAAGGTAAGACCACTAATTTTTTCGATTAGTAGCGTTAATACCATAGCATCAGCATTCGACCATTGGTACTCCGTTCCTGAAGGCTTGATTGATTTCGCAGTAGCTAAATCTTTAATTGGGTCAAAACTTACCTCATAGGTCTCCAATGGGACACGATCTATTCCGGAACTCATAGAAAGAATATCAATTACTGAAACACCTTCCCAACCTGAACCCTTAAGAGCATCAAAATAGTAATCAATAAGTTTGCTAGTATCGATTAAACCTCTATCTTCCAAAATTGCAATTGAAGTACTCACAAAGACTTGGGTTATTACCATATTAATATGCAAATCGGTTGGGAACATTCTCGGATAGCCCTCAAAGACGATTTTTCCTTTATGAATTATAATTAACCCATTAACTTCTACTTGCTGCACATAGTCATTTAATGATAACCCACCTCCTTTTTTTAAATCTGTTGTGGTAATAAAATTTTTTACATCATCTCTTGGCGCTTCTTCAAGAATTTTTGGTGTATCTGATCTAAGTATGCGTGAGTGTTCCTTTATTTGGGAGAAGTTTAAATAAAAATACCGTTCCAAATCGCCGTATTCGGTCCAATTGCCTCCTTCGTAAATACGTTTATGGAATGCATAAATTTCTTCTTTTGTAAATCCGGAATAATTATACGTTTCATATTTTGGACTTGTAGTGCTTAAGACATTAGAGTTCTTTTTTGGCTCGTTTTTACATGAAAGAAAAAGAAGCATTAAAAGTAATAGTCCTGTTGTTGTTTTTATAGTTTTTACTTGTTTCAAATTATTAGTTACCATTTTTCCTTCCTTTTTAATAGTTTCATTCACTTTTTTGTAATTCGGTAAGCTTATGTCTGGTACCGTTATTTTGAGGATTTAATTCAAGTGATTTAGTATAATTTAAAATTGCCAGATCAGTTTCTCCGGTTTTCATACAAGCTTCTGCATAACTATCGTATACTTTATAACTATCTGGATAGAGCATCATATTCACTTTGAAAACATCTTGTGATAATTTCATTCTATCCTCATGGAAAAAATCATAGCCTAGATCATTTAAATAGTTTTGAGTAACTGTAAGATAAGTTGGGTCATGTTCTTTTAAGGCCCTATATGCATTAAGTGCCTTGTCAAAATCACCTTCAAGAAGGAATTCTACTGGTTCTTTTTTATCAATATTCATCTTAATAAAAGTTGAAGTTATTGCTCCATCGTTTCTATTTAGGTAAAGTAAATTCACTGTTTCATTTTCAGTATCAGGTTTGAATTGCATAAGTCGACTAGAATTTCTTCTAACAAAACTACTATCTGATACTTTGACTAGTTCCTCAGCTTCTAGGTCAAGTATATTTTTATAGAGGAGTTGATTGTCCTTTTGAAAAACTTGAACAATCCTACCATTGGAGATATATCTACCAGTAATTTTATCGACTAAAGACTGTTCAACTTCTATTTTTTTATGTATTGGAACAAACTTATCCCAATCATACGCCAGGGCTACAGAGCGCATCACTTCTGCATTAAACTCCGGAAAAGTAGAATTAGTGAACACTACCACACCATACCCTTTATCTCTATGAGCCATAATCTCTGCATAAAAACCTGTATTCCATCCGTGATGTCTTAAATAGATTTCATCATTTCTATTAAAAAGTTGAAACCCTAAGCCCAATGTAAATGACCAACTAGAATTACGCACTCCATATGGTGTCCCCATTAGTGCTGTCAGATCTTTTGATAATCCTTTGGTACGCTTACCTTTTAGGGTTTGCTGTACGTTGGTTATAAATTTTGCATAGTCCTCGGCAGTTGTCCATAATCCAGTTGAAGCCAATGCAGGATCAATCTTTCTTCCTCCTTTTACCTTAGAACCATCTTTTAAATAACCTGTTGCTACCTTAGTTAATTGCTCTGTAGTAAGTGATAAGTTAAACGTACTGTTGTTCATTTCTAAGGGTTTAAGCACTAATTCATTCATAACATCTGGGAATGTTTTCCCTTCAACATCTAGTATCATTTGCTGAATAGGCACATAGCTTGCATATGCAAAACGAACACTTTCGCCAGGCTCTTTATTTACTGTAATGGGCTCATTTTTAGCTGGAGAAATCCCGTTTAAAATCTCTAAAAGTGTTGGGGTTTTTTCATTTATATTGTATGATCCCGTTCCACGCGGATGTATTCCAGCAGAGTGATTCAAAAGGTTTTTTATAGTAACTTTCTTTTCTTTGGTAAATTCATTTTCTGGTACTTTCCAGGATGTTAGATAACTGTTGACATTTTCATCTAAGTCTAATTTATTTTGTTCTACAAGACGTAATGCACCGTAGGCTGTTACCGGCATACTAGTTGCTGCTGCCTGAAAAAGCGTTTCTTTTGTTACAGGAATTTTACTTTCTTTATCCACGACACCGTAACCCTTTGCCCAAGCAATTTCACCATTATGTATGACTGCAATACTCACACCCGGAATGCCATAGTGTTTCATACGTTCTTCTATAGACCATGTCGAATCACCGGCTATGTATACCCGAGTTGTGAGACCAATTTCTACCTTTTTAATGATATCAATTGTAGTATCGGTATTTGATTCTTCTGCACAGGATTGAAAAAGAATTATGGTTAAAAGAACCGAGATCATATTTTTCATATAATGATTTTTTTATTGAATGATTGATTATTAAAAGGCTTTACTTTAATTATATGTTGAATAAAAATATAGCATAATCCATGTTTAATACCTTAAATAGGATAAACACAACAATTAAATGATAAAACCATTTCGTCATTGATATACCGCTTTTATAAAGAAATTATGAAGATTTGTAGGTGTAGATCGTATATATATATTAGATTAAAGTTGGCTTCATTCACTTTTTTGTAGTTCATTAAGCTCATGCCTGGCATGGTTATTTTGAGGATTTAATTCAAGTGATTTAGTATAATTTAAAATTGCCATATCAATTTCTCCAATTTTTGCGCAGGCTTCTGCATAACTGTCGTATACTTTATAACTATCTGGATAGAGCATCATATTCACTTTGAAAACATCTTGTGATAATTTCATTCTATCCTTATGGAAAAAACTATAGCCTAGATCATTTAGATAGCCTTCAGTAACTGTAGGATAAGTTGGGTCATGTTCTTTTAAGGCCCTATATGCATTAAGTGCTTTGTCAAAGTCACCTTCAAGAAGGAATTCTACGGGTTCTTTTTTACCTGTATTCATCTTAACAAAAGTTGAAGCTATGGTTCCATCGTTTCTATTAAGATAAAGTAAATTGAGCGTTTTATTTTCAGAATTTGGCTTGAATTGCATAAGTCGACTAGAATTTCTTTTAACAAAAATGCTATCCGAGACTTTGACTAGTTCTTCTGCTTTTACATCAAGTATATTTTTATAGAGCAGTTGATTGTCCTTTTTAAAAATTTCTAGAATCCTGCCATTGGCCAGATATCTACCAGTAATTTTATCGACTAAAGATTGTTCAATTTCTATTTTTTTATGTACCGGAACATAATTATCCCAATCATATGCCAGGGCTACAGCGCGAATCACTTCAGCATTGAAAGCTGGAAAAGTGGAATTAGTGAACACTACCACGCCATAACCTTTGTCTCTATGAGCCACAATCTCAGCATAAAAACCTCTATTCCATCCATGATGCCTTAAGTAGATTTCATCGTTTTTATTAAGAAGTTGAAACCCTAACCCCCATGTAAATGACCAACCAGAATTACGCACTCCATATGGTGTACCCATTAATGCTGTCATATCTTTTGATAATCCTTTAGTATTCTTACCTTTTAGGGTTTGCTGTATATTGGTTATAAATTTTGCATAGTCCTCGGGAGTTGTCAATAATCCAAATGAAGCCATTGCAGGATAGATATTTCTTCTACCTTTTACCATAGAACCATCTTGCAAATAACCTGTTGCTACCTTCGTTAACTGCTCTGTGATAAGCGATTGGTTAAACGTACTGTTTTTCATTTCTAAGGGCTGTAACACGAGTTCATGCATGATCTCTGGGAATGTTTCCCCCTCAACATCCAGCATCATTTGTTGAATAGGCACATAGTGTTCATATTCAAAACGAATACTTTCACCAGGCTCTTTATTTACGGTAATTGGCTCGTTTTTAGCTGGATAAATTCCATTTAGTATCTCTACAAGTGTTGGAGTTTTTTCATTTATATTATATCTATATCCTCCTATTCTACGAGGATATATTCCAGCAGAATGATTTAAAAGATTTCTTATTGTTACTTTCTTTTCTTTAGTAAATTCATTTTCCGGTACTTTCCAAGATTTTAAGGAGCTGTTAATATTTTCATCTAAGCCTACTTTATTTTGTTCTACAAGACGTAATGCGCCATATGCCGTTACAGGAATACTCAATGCTGATGCTTGGAAAAGTGTTTGTGTCGTTACCGGGGTTTGACTTTCCTTATCCATCACACCGTACCCTTTTGTCCATGCAATTTCACCATTATGTATGACTGCAATACTCACACCCGGAATGCCATAGTGTTCCATACGTTCTTCTATAGACCATGTCGAATCACCGGCTATGTATACCCGAGTTGTGAGACCAGTTTCTACCTTTTTAACTAAATCAATGGTAGTATCAGTATTTGATTCTTCTGCACATGATTGAAAAAGAATTAGGATGAAGAGAACTGAGATACTGTATTTCATATTAATAATTTTTTTATTGAAAGATTGATTACTAAGTGGCTTTTGGCTTTACATAAATCAAATGTTGGATAAAACTATAGCATAATCCATGTTTAACACTAGCCGTAAATCACTATTAAATTAGATTAAAGTTGGTTTCATTCACTTTTTTGTAATTCGTTAAGCTTATGTCTGGTACCGTTATTTTGAGGGTTTAATTCAAGTGATTTAGTATAATTTAAAATTGCCAGATCAATTTCTCCAATTTTCACACAGGCTTCTGCATAACTTTCGTATACTTTGAAACTATCTGGGTAGAGCATCATATTCACTTTAAAAACATCTTGTGCTAATGTCATTCTATCCTCACGGAAAAAACTATATCCCAGATCATTCAAATAGTCTTCAGTAACTGTAGGATAAGTTGGGTCATGTTCTTTTAAGGCCCTATATACATTAAGTGCTTTGTCAAAGTCACCTTCAAGAAGGAATTCTACTGGTTCTTTTTTATCAGAATTCATCTTAACAAAAGTTGAAGCTATTGTTCCATCGCTACTATTAATATAAAGTAAATTGAGCGTTTCATTTTCAGAATTTGGCTTGAATTGCATAAGTCGACTAGAATTTCTTCTAACAAAACTACTATCTGAGACTTTGACTAGTTCTTCTGCTTCTACGTCAAGGATATTTTTATAGAACAGTTGATTGTCCTTTTGAAAAACTTCTACAATCCTACCATTGGCCAGATATCTACCAGTAATTTCATCTACTAAAGACTGTTCAATTTCCATTTTTTTATGTACAGGGAAATAATTATCCCATTCATAAGCAAGGGCAACAGAACGAAACACTTCAAAAACAAAAGATGGAAGAGGGGTATTGGTTAACACAACTACACCATATCCATTGTCTCTATGAGCCGTCATTCTACTATAAAACCCTGTACTCCATCCGTGGTGTTCAAAGTAGACTTCATCCTTCTTATTGTAAATTGAAAAGCCCAGTCCATATTGTCCATAACGATTTTTTGCAGATGGTGTAAGCATTAATTCTGTCATATCTTTTGATAATCCTTTGTTACTCTCATCTTTTAGGTTTTGTTGTATGTTGACTACAAATTTTGCAAGATCCTCTGCAGTTGTCCATAATCCGTTTGAAGCCAATTCTGGATAGATATGTCTTTTACCTTTTACCATAGAACCATCTCGTAAATAACCCGTTGCTGCTATCGGTAATTGCTCTGGGCTAAGAGATTGATTAAACCTACTGTTGTTCATTTCTAAAGGCTGGAGCACTAATTCATTCATTAGCTCTGGGAATTTTTTACCTTCAACATCCATCATCATTTGTTGAATGATCGTATAGCCACCAGCTGAAATCCAAAGATTTTCATTAAGTGCTTTATCTACGATGATTGGATTTGAATTGGCTGGGGAAGCTCCATTTAATATTTCTATAAGTGTGGGTACAGGAGAACTTTTACTATATCCTTGAAAATCGTGCACGTTTATTCCAGCAGAATGACTCAAAAGGTTTTTTATGGTGACTTTCTCTTCTTTGGTAAATTCACTATCAGGCAATTTCCAGGATTTTAAATAACTGTTAATATCTTCACTTAAAGTTACTTTATTTTGGTCTACAAGACGTAATGCACCATATGCAGTTAAAGACATACCAATTGTTGATACCTGGAATAGTGTTTTATCAGTCACAGGAACTTTGCTTTTGGTATCCATTACACCGTATCCTTTTGCCCAGGCAACTTTACCATTATGTATTACCGCAATACTCACACCCGGAATGCCATAGTGTTTCATACGTTCTTCTATAGACCATGTTGAATCACCGACTATATGTACCCGAGTTGTAAGACCAGTTTCTACCTTTTTAATTAAATCAATGGTAGTATCAGTATTTGATTCTTCTGCACAGGATTGAAAAAGAATTAGGATAAAGAGAATTGTGATACTATTTTTCATATTTATAAAATCTTAACAGCTGTTTATTTAATGATTTTTAACCATGCAGCCTGTCCTCCATTGGATATAATTTTTTTTACTGAAGAGCCATCCTTATTCATACTATAAATCGTAGATATTCCATCCGTTTTTGAAATAAAGATTAGTTGAGAACCATCAGGTGACCAGGATGGCATAGAATCACGAACATCATTATATGTCAATCGCTTTTGATTAGAGCCATTTATATCCATGACATAAATTTCAAAGTTTCCATCTCTATCAGACATAAAGGCAATTTGCTTACCATCAGCAGAAACATCTGGATGCCATTCTTTAGCACCATTATGTGTTAGCTGAATGATATTTTTTCCATCAATGTCTGCTATACTTATAGCACTACTCTTATCTTCGAATTCCCAAGAAAAGACAATTTTACCGTCTGGAGTAAAATAAGGGTTACTCCCTTTTAGTGACTTTATTTGAGTTTGTTCACTACCATCTGAATTCATGATCCAAATTTCGGGATGCCAAACCCCTTCAGCATCTTTATACTCTCTTGCAAAAACAATTTTTGTTCCATCTGGAGACCAATCAGGAGCATTATCCCATTTATTTTTTGCATGAGTTAATCGTTTTCTATTCGTGCCATCACTATTCATTGTATGAATAGACCAAGTCTTTTTGTCATCATATTTTGCATAAAAAGCAATACGTTTTCCATCAGGAGACCAAGCTAGGTAGCCACCTTTCTCATTTGTACTTTTAATATTTGATTTACCTTCAGTATTTTTTTGATAAATTTCTATAATGCCTGATGATAATGATGTATAACCAATTGTACAAGATTTTGATTTGTCACTTTCCTGACAAAAAGCAATCAAGCCAAGTAACAAAGTCACAAAGGTTAAGGTTTTTACTTGTTTCAAATTATTAGTTTTCATATTTTCTTCCTTTTGTATATTTAGAGCGTCTCTTCAGGTTAAGTCAATTTTTTTTTGCAACTATCAGGATACAAAGTGATTTGGAATAGACTCTTTTGTCAGTGTCAATGTATTTTTCATGGTTTTTTATCGTACAAAAGTTGTATTTTTCTCTCATGAATTCAATGCAAAATTTGCCAACTGCTCTATGTATTAATGAACTACTCAAAGAAATTATCTGATAATGATTAGCTTAGATCTGTAAAACCACTTCAAAATGAACTTGAGATTTTTGCCTTGTTTTCTTCTAGTATTGCTACTTGTGACCTCTTGCTCTCAAAGTTCTATTTACAAGAAATACGAGACTGTATTGCAGGTTGGAGATCAACAAGAATGGGCTTCGAAGAACTTGAATGATCAGGACTGGAGAAAACGCATAAGATTAGTGCCAGATGGTAAGGTTTTCTGGTCCAGAACTAAAATTGATATTTTAAAGACCTCGGAATCATTACACCCATATGGTATTCAGTTACATGCCTATGGAGAGTATGAGGTTTTTTGGGATGGAGTATTGATTGGGAAAAATGGT
The sequence above is a segment of the Aquimarina spinulae genome. Coding sequences within it:
- a CDS encoding DUF5050 domain-containing protein translates to MKTNNLKQVKTLTFVTLLLGLIAFCQESDKSKSCTIGYTSLSSGIIEIYQKNTEGKSNIKSTNEKGGYLAWSPDGKRIAFYAKYDDKKTWSIHTMNSDGTNRKRLTHAKNKWDNAPDWSPDGTKIVFAREYKDAEGVWHPEIWIMNSDGSEQTQIKSLKGSNPYFTPDGKIVFSWEFEDKSSAISIADIDGKNIIQLTHNGAKEWHPDVSADGKQIAFMSDRDGNFEIYVMDINGSNQKRLTYNDVRDSMPSWSPDGSQLIFISKTDGISTIYSMNKDGSSVKKIISNGGQAAWLKIIK